A DNA window from Zingiber officinale cultivar Zhangliang chromosome 3A, Zo_v1.1, whole genome shotgun sequence contains the following coding sequences:
- the LOC122051060 gene encoding receptor-like kinase TMK4: MELITGRKVLDESQPPEDIHLVALFRRRFSHEKDKILTEMMDPTLELNEEAKKNWAEVADLAWHSTAREPHQRPDMSHAVNRLAPLVNHWQPTNYVDEDDDDEPSMNLTKRMEQWQYNDTTSTSTFDSSLK, from the coding sequence ATGGAGCTAATCACCGGAAGGAAAGTTTTAGATGAATCGCAACCTCCGGAGGACATCCATTTGGTGGCGTTATTCCGCCGGAGATTTTCCCATGAAAAGGACAAGATCTTAACTGAGATGATGGATCCAACTCTTGAACTCAATGAGGAAGCTAAAAAAAACTGGGCAGAAGTTGCTGATTTAGCATGGCACTCGACAGCCCGAGAGCCTCACCAGAGGCCTGACATGAGCCATGCTGTCAATCGACTAGCTCCTCTAGTCAACCACTGGCAACCAACTAACTATGTCGACGAAGATGACGATGATGAGCCAAGCATGAACCTGACAAAACGGATGGAGCAATGGCAGTATAACGATACCACTTCAACAAGTACATTCGACTCCAGCTTGAAGTGA